From the Clostridium sp. Marseille-P299 genome, the window TGATTTAATGTAGCCTTCAACACTTCCTGATTTTACTAAGGTCCAAACTTTCCCTACTTTTATTACCTCTGCTGCGCTTCCACGATACAATTTTCCGATGATTTTTGATTTCGTAGATGCCTTTCGTCGGATATTAACATAATCCTGAGTATTTGAAAAAGCATAGCCTTCAAGAGGTGAAATCCCGGTATTTACAGGTTCTAATCTCTCACCATTTACATAAAAAGGTGTCGTTACATTTGAAATAGAAATCCCAGTCTCAGACAATCTTTCTGAATAATAATCTTCCAGTAATTTGGACATACCAGCTACAGCCGTTTCTTCTTTTGCTATTTCTTCTGCTTTAACCTCAGTCGAATTTATCATAAGTAAACATAACGCTGCCAAACCTAAGCTTGCCTTCATTAGTTTTTTATTTCTCATAGTATCCTCTTTCCTGTATGAATGGTCGAATAAAACCATTTAAAACTTAATTTGTTACAAAGTTGTTACAAAGTGATTAAATTATAGCAAAGAGATTTTTCACAGTCAACATTTTTCGACAAAATCTACATGCCAATTCTTGTATGAATTGTTAATCGTATACAAACCACTAAAAAAAAGACTGTTATAAAATGTTTACCAAGTCACGTTTTATTAATGAACGCGAATCGGATTGCATTTTATAACAGTCCTCTATCTATTATTACATTTTCTCAAAATAGCTTTTCGGTTTTTTACAAACCGGACATAGATAACTATCTGGGAGCTCTTCAAATGGTGTATCACCATCATAAACATAGCCACATATTTTACAGATATATTTACTTTCTGAATCTTTATTTACATTTGGCCTGTAAGTTGGTGCATTCTTAGGGCTACTTCCTTTAATAACATCATGATAATAAGCATAAGTCATTACCGGATCATCACTAAGTACATCACCATCTATAATTTCACCAAGAAAAACAGTATGCGTGGCAGTTTCCAATTTGTCAACTAACTTGCATATTAGATAACCACAAGAATCAGAAAGGATTGGTAATCCATGTTTTTCAAAATATGGAGCTTTATTAAATTTATCTACAAGTTTTCCAGATTGAAATCCAAAGGTACTAATTATTTCAGAATCTGTTTTTTCTGATAAAATTGATATTGCAAATTGACCACTATTTATAATACATTCATTCGTATAATTATCATGATTAATACTAACAGCAATAGTTGCTGGTTCAACTGTAACTTGCATCGCACAATTTGCAATGCAACCAGTAGGATAGAATCCATCTTTTGTAGAAATTACATACATACCATAAGACAATTTCCAATAGACATTATCATTCATATTAATCCTCTTTGGCCTAATTTACCAAATCTTTGTTATTAATTAGTAATTTTGAGCTTTAATTTGGAAATAAGATTGTGGATGAGCACAAACTGGACAAACTTCTGGAGCCTTTTGGCCAATGCAAATATGTCCGCAGTTAGAACATTCCCAAATCATATCTCCTTCTCTTGAAAATACGATACCATCTTTGATGTTACCAAGTAATTTACGATATCTTTCTTCATGAACTTTTTCTATTTCAGCTACTTTTTCAAATAATTTTGCAATTCTTTCAAAGCCTTCTTCTCTTGCTTCTTTTGCAAATGTAGCGTACATATCAGTCCATTCGTAATTTTCACCTTCAGCTGCATCTAATAAGTTATCCATGGTAGAACCGATTCCATCATGTAAAAGCTTAAACCAGATTTTTGCATGTTCTTTTTCATTGTTTGCTGTTTCTTCAAATAGATTTGCAATCTGAACATAACCATCCTTCTTAGCTTTGGAAGCATAGTAAGTGTATTTATTTCTTGCCATTGACTCCCCTGCAAATGCAGACATAAGATTTGCTTCTGTTTTTGTTCCTTTAATGTTTTCCATGCTATTATCTCCTTAAACTATTAATTATAGTATTTATCAAGTATCTTCTTTAGTTTCTTTTTCTTAAGCTTCAGAGAAAGAATCCTTACCAACTCCGCAAAGTGGGCAAACCCAATCTTCTGAAATATCTTCAAAAGCTGTTCCTGCAGCTACACCGTTATCTTCATCGCCTACTTCTGGATCATAAATATATCCACATACATCACATACATATTTCTTCATGTTATATTCCTCCTATTTTTTAATGTTATTTTATCTAAGTTACTAAGAACAGTTTAATATTGTTTAGTAAACTTATGTATTATTTGTATACTTTAGTAAAATTTACTTCTGCATACTTTCTTATGCTTTTGCCACCCACAAACCATGTAAGTTGCAATATTCATATACTTCTAATACTGTTTCATCATCTGTTAGAGCAAATTCTGCATATGGTTTTTCACCAACTGTTAATTTTTTTCTTTGTGTACCTTTATCCGTCTTTAAGTAAATCCAAGCAATATGATGTTCTGCAAGCATTGGATGTTCCACACTACCAACAGTTACCTTAACAACATTACCATCGATTTCAAACACTGGTACGTGCTTTTCAGTCGCTCCATCTGAAGTATTTGCAACTAACGCTGTCATGTTATCTCCACAGCAAGTTAATGGTGCACCTGAACTATGAATTACCTCAACGATATTACCACAATGTTTACAAATAAAAAACTTTGGCTCCATTCTACAAAACTCCCTTCACACAAATAATTTTTGGTATTTACAAATTGTCTAGTATTTACTATTGTACTTTTACAATAAACAGAACATTATTCATATAGCTATTAACTGGTAACTACTAACAACTTGTTTATGGATAAATTATAACATTAAGTATTAATATGTCAACCAAAAAAAAATATATCTAAGCAAAAATTTAATATAAATCTTAACTCTTGTGGATTACAATATGTTGTGTTATACTGATTCACGAATACTATAAATTGTATATAAGTACTATTTTATAGATAAATATGATTATTAACAGAAAGGAGTTTATCATGACAAAATCCCTAGATTTTTACATAAACAGAGAACATATTACCTATAATGCTGAAGTATTTTCGGTTAATTTTGGACAATTCCCTGATTTTCTAGATTTATTAAAGGAGATCTCCTGTATTTATATAGACGATGAATATAATCTTAATAAACTTGCAGATAAATTTGAAAGTTTTAATAAAGAATCCTTAGGATTTAATGAAAGATTAGACTTACTTATTAAAGCAAGCGTTGAGTTAACTACAAAAGAAGCTCCAAAATGGGAGTTTATTTCTGCAAGACTACTCTATTACAAATTTAATAAGAGACTTAAAGCTGACCTAGCTTTAAGAAATATTAATAATTATTATGATAAAGTTAAGTTCCTTACGAAAGAAAAATTATACGGGGATTACCTTTTATCTAACTATACAAAAGAAGAGATAAATCTTTATGAAACTTATTTAGACTATTCCAGAAACAATTTACTTACATACTCTGGACTAGATTTACTTTTAAAACGCTATATTATTCATTTAAATGATGGAACACCAATTGAAACTCCTCAAGAAATGTTTCTTGGTATCGCGATGCATTTAGCAATGAATGAGAAAAAGGATCGAAACGATTGGGTTAAAAAGTTTTATGATATGCTTAGTGAACTTAAAGTAACCATGGCTACTCCTACTTTATCCAATGCAAGAAAAGTATTTCATCAACTTTCCTCTTGTTTTATTGACACAGTACCAGATAGCTTAGATGGTATTTATAGAAGTATTGATAATTTTGCTAAGATTAGTAAATTTGGTGGAGGCATGGGACTTTACTTTGGTAAGGTACGTGCTCTTGGGAGTGAAATCAGAGGTTACCAAGGTGTTGCAGGTGGAGTTATTCGTTGGATTAAATTAGCAAACGATACAGCCGTTGCCGTTGATCAATTAGGTATGAGACAAGGCGCTGTCGCCGTTTATTTAGATGCATGGCATAAGGATTTGCCAGAATTTTTAGGATTACGTACGAATAATGGTGATAACCGTATGAAAGCACACGATGTCTTTCCAGCCGTTTGCTATCCTGATTTATTTTGGAAAACCGCAAAAGATAATATTGAAGCAGATTGGCACTTGATGTGTCCCCACGATATCATGAAAATTAAAGGTTATTGTTTAGAAGATTATTATGGGGAAGAATGGGAAGAAAAATATCTAGATTGTATTAATGACACTAGAATTTCAAAAAGAATAATCCCAATCAAGGAAATCATTCGATTGATTATTAAAAGTGCTGCTGAAACAGGTACTCCGTTTACATTTAACCGTGACATCGTAAACAGATTAAATCCAAATAAACATAAAGGTATTATATATTCTAGTAACCTTTGTACAGAAATCGCTCAGAACATGAGTCAGATTGATTTAATAGAACAAACTACAACGACAGTGGACGGAGAAGAAATCGTTATTACTACCACAAAGCCAGGTGATTTTGTTGTATGTAATTTAGCTAGCTTATCCCTGGGTCATATTGATGTTACTAATGAAGCTGAAATTATAGATATTACAAAAAGCGCTGTTCGAGCTCTTGATAATGTTATTGATTTGAACTTTTTCCCTCTGCCATACGCAAAAATTACTAATAATAAGTATCGTCCAATTGGACTTGGTGTCAGTGGATATCATCATATGTTAGCCAAAAATAAAGTTCGTTGGGAATCTGATGAGCATCTTGAATTCGCTGATAAAGTATTTGAAACAATAAACTATGCTGCAATTCTAGCAAGCAATGAAATTGCCAAAGAAAAAGGCAAGTATGACTATTTTGAAGGCAGCGACTGGCAAACTGGAGAATATTTTAGATTACGTAATTATTCTAACGAACGTTGGGATGCTTTGAGTAAAGAAGTTGCTAAGTACGGTATGAGAAATGCATATCTTCTTGCAATTGCTCCTACAAGTAGTACAAGTATCATTTCTGGAACTACCGCTGGTGTTGATCCAATTATGAGTTCTTATTTTTTAGAAGAAAAGAAGGATGGGTTAATTCCTAGAGTAGCACCAGATTTGTCCCATGAGACCGTTTGGTTTTATAAGAATGCGCATCAAATCAATCAAACCTGGTCGATAAAGGCTGCCGGTATTCGCTCAAGACACATTGATCAAGCTCAAAGTTTAAATCTTTATATCACAAATGAATATACATTCCGTGGCATACTAAATCTCTACATCCTTGCATGGGAGAAGGGGGTAAAAACCATATATTATATTCGCTCAAAAAGTCTTGAAGTTGAAGAATGCACCGTATGCTCAAGTTAACATTGATTAGGTAATACACCGTATGTTCAAGTTAAAATTTATTTAAGATAATATACGATTTTCTCTAAATAAAATTTATTTATTAAATAATCTAATATTAATATAGAAAGGCTTCGTTGCTTATGAATTTAAAGAAAAAACCACTTTTTAATCCTTCTGGAAATACCGATGTAATGAGTCGCCGAATGATTAATGGTGACACTACGAATCTCAATGATTTTAATAACATGAAGTATGCATTCGTTAGCGATTGGTATCGTCATGCAATGAATAATTTTTGGATTCCTGAAGAAATCAATCTAAGCGCTGATGTAAAAGACTATAAAAATTTAGAGACAGAAGAACGTATTGCATATGATAAAATACTCTCTTTTTTAGTCTTCTTAGACAGTATGCAAACAGCGAATCTTCCTGCAATCTCGGAATACATTACTGCAAACGAAATTAACCTATGTTTAACGATTCAGGCATTTCAAGAAGCGATCCACTCTCAAAGCTATAGTTATATGCTAGATACTATATGTGAGCCGCAACAAAGAAATGAAGTGTTGTATCAATGGAAAACAGATGAACATCTTTTAAAAAGAAATACTTTTATTGGTGATTTGTATAATGAATTTCAGCATGATAAATCTCCATTTTCACTTGTAAAAACAATAATGGCGAATTTTATCCTTGAAGGAATTTATTTTTACAGTGGCTTTATGTTTTTTTATAATTTAGGCCGTAATAACAAAATGCCTGGAACAACTCAGGTCATCCGCTATATTAATCGAGATGAAAATGCACACCTTTGGTTATTCCGCAGTATTATTCTAGAGCTAAAAAAAGAGCAACCAGAACTCTTTACCGAAGATAAAATAAACCTTTACCGTGAAATGATTAAAGAAGGCTGTGAACAAGAGATTGCATGGGGTAGCTATGTAATTGGTAATCAAATTCATGGACTTACCACCGAAATGATATCCGATTACATTATGTATCTTGGTAATCTTCGTTGCCATTCTCTTGGATTTAATCCAATTTATGAAGGCCATAAAGAGGAACCCAAAAGTATGTCATGGGTAAGCCAATATAGTAATGCAAATATGATTAAAACTGACTTTTTTGAAGCCAAAAGCACTGCTTACGCAAAAAGTAGCGCTTTGGTAGATGACTTATAGAATTAATAAACGAAAAAAACACAGCAAAGAATTAAACATAGAACAAAGCATTTATGCTACCTATAAATAAAAGAAGGACTAATTACCTATCTAAGAAGTAAATTACTTTTTAAATAGGTAGTTAGTCCTTTCATTTTAAAAGATATAGTAATTTAATTTGCTATCACACGCTTGTTTTTAAGTCTGATTTACTGAACAATACTATCGATATTGCTAAAATCTCCTTCTTTAACTTCAACAATAATTCGATTCGGTAGGCATATTATCATTTGTCCCGTGTTATGAATCGCTCCAATTATCACACATGTTTGGTCCGGACATTGAGCTTCTATCATTTTAGCTTCCCCATTTTTAATTTCTAAAATGCTAGTACCTAATTTTGCTGGAATTTCAATCTTAGTATCTAAATTTAATGGATATGTTCCATATTCTTTTCCATCTATAGTAACAACAACCACAGCGTCATCATCCGAATCAGCTTGGCTAATATAACGATATCCAAGATACGTGCTTCCTGCAATCACAAGTAAAATAATGATTAATAATACATCTTTTTTTTTCATAACTTCCTCTTTTCAATTTCTTAACTACAATCTTACCCGTTTTGATTGCTTTTTTATACTAAACTAAGCATTGCAATTATATTCGATTCATTTAAAAAAATCAAGAACTAGAATTAATTATTACCTATTATTTTATATTTTAGTAATTTTATATCAGTTACTTATATTTAATGGAAATTTTTCTATTTAGAAGCTCTATTATTGTAATATTATGTTATATTTTGAATACCGATTCTTTTTATTCTTTTGGAAATAAGGCAAGCCATCTCTCATAATATACATTGTAAACAAAATTTGGAGGTTCTAACATGAGTGATTTAACAGCAACTAACTGCGGATGTGACAGAGGATGTGATTGTAATAATGGTTTATTTGGTGGCGATTGCAGCTGCATCATTATTATCCTTTTACTTCTTTGCTTCTGCGGCAATGGTTTTGGCAACAATGGCTGTAACAGAGATTGTGACAGAGGATGTAACAATGGTATCTTCGGTGGCGATTGCAGTTGCATCATCATTATTCTTGTTCTCTTCTGCTTCTGCGGTAATGGCTTTGGCAACAATGGCTGCTGCTAGTTTTAAACATTTATGTACAAAAAGAGCTGATTACAGCTCTTTTTGTTTTTGTTTTAAACAATCATAATCATATTCATATATAGATGTTTCGTCAGTTACTAACAGTGCATTTGTTGAGTTCTCCTCACCACATGCACAAAGTTTGCACTCATTTTTTTTATTAAGCTCTATATTAAAATCATTGATTGACACATCTGTAGTTACGATTCCATAATTTTTTTTCATATTGATGAATTCCTTCCAACTAGACTATACTTCATTATATGATATAATTACGAAAATGTTTACATTATTCGACTTGAATCAATGACTTTTTTCATTGCTTATTTTAAATACATCTATTATACTTATTCATAAGTTCAACATGGAAATAATTAAAGAATTAGAATTGGAGGTCGATTATGTCAGGATCTACTTTAGGAACAATATTTAAAATTACTACGTGGGGAGAATCTCATGGAAAAGGTATTGGCGTTGTTGTTGATGGATGCCCAGCTGGATTATCCATTGATGAAGAATTAATACAAACTTATTTAGACCGAAGAAAACCAGGTCAAACGAAATTTGCCACCCCAAGAATAGAAGCAGATAAAGTACATATTTTATCTGGTGTTTTTGAAGGAAAGACAACAGGTACACCTATTTCTTTAGCTATCTTTAATGAAACTGCAAGATCCTCTGATTACAGCGAAATTGCAAGCTATTATCGTCCTGGTCATGCAGACTTTACTTTTGATAGTAAGTATGGATTTCGTGACTATCGTGGTGGCGGACGTTCTTCTGGTCGTGAAACCTCGGGTCGTGTCGCTGCTGGTGCTATTGCAAGTGCTATTTTAAAGGAACTTGGTATTGAAGTATGTGCTTATACAAAATCCATCGGCCCTATAAAAATTGATTATAAAAACTGCAAAAAAGAAAATAGAGATTTAAGCCCACTTTGCATGCCAGATTTAGAAGCTTCAAATGCAGCTGAGGAATTTCTTACCTCTGCTATGGAAAATCAAGACTCTGTTGGTGGAATCATAGAGTGTATTATTAGTGGAGTTCCTGCTGGGATTGGCGAGCCTGTCTTTGATAAATTGGATGCCAGCCTTGCAAAAGCTATTATGTCAGTTGGCGCAGTGAAAGGTGTTGAGATAGGTGATGGTTTTGAAGTTGCAAATCATTTTGGTTCCTATAATAATGATAACTTCATACAAGAAGGTTCTCAACTTAAAAAAATCTCAAACCATGCGGGCGGAATTCTTGGGGGTATTAGTGATGGTTCGGAAATTATATTGCGTGCAGCAATAAAACCTACTCCTTCCATAGCAAAAAGTCAACAAACCGTAAATAAGAATGGTGAAAATATAACTGTAAATATCAAAGGACGTCATGATCCTATCATAGTACCTAGAGCTGTTGTTGTTATCGAATCAATGGCTGCCCTTACACTCTTAGATCTTATGTTACAAAGTATGAGTTCTAGATTAGATCATATAAAAACTTTTTTTAGTGATGTAAAGACGAAATAAAACAGGAAAAAGACTGTGCCTATAGAAATGCTTTAGATGTTCCTTTCTTTAAAATTTGTGTTATATCAAAAGACAGATTTGTCTGTTCATAGCGAGTTATCTGTTTTTTGATATGTTTAACACAAATTATGAAAGAATTGGAACATCTTATGCATTTTAATCGAAGCGGAAGTATTTTAGCTTTGTGAAAATTGTCATTTCCATAAAGTATATAGGGATTAGACACCTAATTCTACCAATAAAAAAAGTTGTATTATATACATATATGACGATTCGATCATAGTACAAAACACAACTTTCTTACTCCGTATTTAATTAATTTTTAAGCCTTACTATAAGCCTTGTTTACTTATATTCTGGATTGTTTTTATGATATGCTCATGTGCTAGTTTTTCTGCAAGCTCACCATCTCTTTTTCTTATCGCCTCAAGAATCGCTGTATGTTCTGCATTTGAATCAGAAACACGTTCCGTTCGAGATAATGTAATTTTTCTCATTCGTTGAACATAATGATGAAAATCACTTAAAACATGTTCTAGTATTTTACTTCCAGAAGCTTCATATATCAACTCATGAAATTTATTATCCAACTCTAATATTTGTTCATAATGTTCTTTTTTTAAATGAAATTCTGAAAGGAAAATAACTTCCTCTAAAGCTTCAATCTGTTGTTCTGTAATATGTTCACATGCCCACTTTGCACATAAACCTTCTAAATAAGAACGTATCACATAGATATCATGAATATCTTTTTCTGAGATTCCAGTTACGTAGGCACCTTTGTTAGGAATAATATTAACAAGTCCTTCAAGTTCTAATTGCCTTAATGCTTCTCTTACTGGAGTACGACTTACACCTAATTCCATACCAATGGTATTTTCCTTAAGTTCTTCGTCCTGAGAATATTTACCAGATAATATATCTTCTCTGATTCGATGAAATACTCTACCACGTAACGAGTATTTATCGGTTACTTCTTTTTGCACGTCTTTATTGCTCACAACGTCCTCCTAATGATAAACGGGATTTTCTCCCTCCAAATTGTACTGTAGGAAATTATTTATAACTTCCGTTAAAAGGCGCTACTTTTGCGCCATTCATATAAGAACCAGAAATAAGATAATGAAAATTTTCTTAATACGTAAACGCCTGCAATATAGGTTTCCCTAATATCACAGACGTCACACCGTATCAATCTATTTCATTTTCTCAATTGTTTCCATAATATAATCTGCAAATTCTTCACCTGTTGCTCCGTCACTACGTCCAGTCATAACAAGTTTCTTTTCTGTTACAGTGCAAATATCAAGTGCTGCATATAATTTATCAGATTGTTCTTTATAACCAATGTGTGATAAAAGCATCGCTGCTGCACGTATTACGCTACATGGATCTGCATACTTATCTCTTCCTTCTAAAACCATACGAGGAGCAGAACCATGAATTGCTTCAAACATTGCATATCTCTTACCAATATTAGCACTTCCTGCAGTACCTACACCACCTTGGAACTCTGCCGCTTCATCTGTAAGAATATCACCATATAGATTAGGAAGAACCAATACTTGGAAATCTCTTCTTCTCTTCTCATCAATTAATTTTGCTGTCATGATATCAATATACCAATCATCAGCTGTAATATCTGGGTATTCCTTAGCAATTTCTTTAAACATATCTAAGAACTTACCATCTGTAGTCTTAATAATGTTTGCTTTGGTAACCGCAGTTACTCTTGTTTTACCGTTCGCTTTTGCAAATTCAAACGCTGCACGAATAATACGTTCTGTTCCTTGTGATGTAACAACTGTAAAGTCTATACCTAAATCTTCTGTTACATGTACACCTTTGCTTCCCACTGCATATGCACCTTCCGTGTTTTCACGGTAAAATGTCCAATCAATTCCCTGCTCAGGAATACGAACCGGACGAACATTAGCAAAAAGATCTAGTTCTTTACGCATTGCAACATTGGCACTTTCTACATTTGGCCAAGGATCGCCTTTTCTAGGAGTTGTAGTTGGTCCTTTTAAAATAACATGACATTCTTTTAATTCTTTCAAGACCTCTGCTGGAATCGCTGCCATCTCTTCCGCTCTTCTCTCAATTGTTAAACCATCGATTACGCGAAATGCTACCTTGCCAGCATTTACATCCTCTTTTAATAAAAATTCAAGGATTCTTTGGGCTTGTGCTGTAATTGCAGGTCCAATTCCATCTCCGCCACAAACGCCGATAATAATTTGATCTAATTCTTGATAGTTTAAGAAATCTCCTTGGGCTTTCATAGCTTCAACACGTTTTAATTGTTCCTCTAATAACTTTCCAAAGGCCTCTTTCGCTTTTTCGATATTTTCTGCAATCATCTTGTTATCCTCCTGTAAATAATGTTAGGGAACATAATTATTCCAATGTAACTTCCGGTAAATCCAAATTATATTCTACCTTATACTTATTAATCATGTCAACTAATTCACCATCAGTCATTACTGTAATTCTTCCTTCTTCATATTCCTTATCAACTTCTTCTTTGATACGATTCACCATAGGGTGTGATTTATCTAATTGAAGTTCATCTTTTAAATGATAATATGTATTAATCCAGTGTGCAATTCCAGCCAAACCAGACGTATTAGAAACAGAAACTAAGACTGGGCGTTTTAAAAACTTTTCAGTATCAAATATATTATAAATTTCTTCACTCTTTAACAAACCATCTGCATGAATTCCAGCTCGTGTTACATTAAAATTCTTTCCAACAAATGGTGTTCTATGTGGTATTTTATAACCAATTTCTTTAGTAAAGTACTCAGCCAATTCTGTAATGACTGTAGTATCCATGCCATCTAGAGAACCTTTTAACTGGGCATATTCAAATACCATTGCCTCAAGTGGTGTATTTCCTGTTCTCTCTCCAATTCCAAATAAAGAACAATTGATACCACAAGCACCATAGATCCAGGCTGTAGTTGAATTTGTTACTGCTTTATAAAAATCATTATGTCCATGCCACTCTAATAATTCCGATGGTACACCAGCATGGGTAATTAAACTATAAATAATTCCTTGCACAGATCGTGGAATTACCGCTCCTGGAAAATTAACTCCATATCCCATAGTATCACAAGCACGTATCTTAACTGGAATTCCATATTCTGTACCGAGCTTCATTAACTCAAAACAAAAAGGAATAACAAATCCATGAATATCCGAACGTGTAATATCTTCTAAGTGACATCTTGGAGCAACACCAGTCTCTAGACATTCTCTAACTATATTTAAATAATGATTCATTGCCTGACTTCTTGTCATTTTCATTTTATAGAAAATATGATAATCAGAACAACTTACCAAAATTCCTGTTTCCTTAAGACCGATCTCTTTTACAAGCTCGAAGTCTTTCTTATTTGCACGGATCCATGATGTAATTTCAGGGAATTGATATCCACGTTCCATACATTTGTAAACGGCATCTCTGTCTTTTTTACTATATAAAAAGAACTCGCTTTGCCTTATGATTCCATTTGGACCACCCAATCGGTGTAAATAATCATAGATAGTTACAATTTGTTCAGTCGTATAA encodes:
- a CDS encoding 2-isopropylmalate synthase, translating into MKNRRVYMNMHNNLLSLEEHIYELVDVEAPNVFRNLFPYDEIPKIAFNDRIVPHNMPEEIWITDTTFRDGQQSRAPYTTEQIVTIYDYLHRLGGPNGIIRQSEFFLYSKKDRDAVYKCMERGYQFPEITSWIRANKKDFELVKEIGLKETGILVSCSDYHIFYKMKMTRSQAMNHYLNIVRECLETGVAPRCHLEDITRSDIHGFVIPFCFELMKLGTEYGIPVKIRACDTMGYGVNFPGAVIPRSVQGIIYSLITHAGVPSELLEWHGHNDFYKAVTNSTTAWIYGACGINCSLFGIGERTGNTPLEAMVFEYAQLKGSLDGMDTTVITELAEYFTKEIGYKIPHRTPFVGKNFNVTRAGIHADGLLKSEEIYNIFDTEKFLKRPVLVSVSNTSGLAGIAHWINTYYHLKDELQLDKSHPMVNRIKEEVDKEYEEGRITVMTDGELVDMINKYKVEYNLDLPEVTLE